Proteins encoded together in one Candidatus Nitrosocaldus cavascurensis window:
- a CDS encoding DHH family phosphoesterase: MMMRRIRHLCIITHRLADVDAYCSAYALSSLFKKYARDITVVFPAGLNAIASKVMQHLPLDVRTVIVDEGKDGDNDNDGKGSNNGSSGGINSNNNKDGNNNKGVNNSLTRDVASVVGMLEHYDENDLILIVDTNNPVMLAGVSEGVARSKARKVLIDHHPIAVEASVLGIDEMRVDVDASSTCEMVYRLFKELRRRLSRDVAMALLLGVLTDTQNLTIAKCSTVPMLADICRFTSLEECRSILAVERDYSERIARLKAAQRCRLYRVKVGNTADSNSNPSIIIIAVSKVGSHHASAAKALVDLGADLSIVVSREGSIAKASLRSTQSFYTRTKLHLGTDILARISSAGGGHSTAASIALEMDEDGLIRSILQVIKERLGRLDALC; the protein is encoded by the coding sequence ATGATGATGAGGAGGATAAGACATCTATGTATAATTACTCATAGGCTTGCTGATGTTGATGCCTACTGCTCAGCCTATGCTCTATCATCACTATTCAAGAAGTATGCTAGGGATATAACTGTTGTATTCCCGGCAGGATTGAATGCTATAGCAAGTAAGGTTATGCAACATCTCCCACTGGATGTAAGGACTGTGATCGTTGATGAAGGGAAGGATGGTGATAACGATAATGATGGGAAGGGTAGTAATAATGGTAGTAGTGGTGGTATTAATAGTAATAATAATAAGGATGGCAATAATAATAAAGGTGTTAATAATTCTCTTACAAGAGATGTAGCATCTGTTGTTGGTATGTTGGAGCATTATGATGAGAATGATCTGATACTTATAGTTGATACCAACAACCCTGTTATGCTAGCAGGTGTATCTGAAGGAGTAGCAAGAAGCAAGGCTAGGAAGGTTTTGATAGACCATCATCCTATAGCAGTAGAGGCATCAGTGCTAGGTATAGATGAGATGCGTGTTGATGTTGATGCTTCCTCAACATGTGAGATGGTCTATAGACTCTTCAAGGAGTTGAGGAGGAGGTTGAGCAGGGACGTTGCTATGGCATTACTCTTAGGGGTACTAACAGATACACAGAACCTAACAATAGCAAAATGCAGCACAGTACCCATGCTAGCAGATATATGCAGGTTTACATCACTTGAGGAGTGCAGAAGCATACTAGCAGTGGAGAGGGATTACTCTGAGAGAATTGCAAGGTTGAAGGCAGCACAGAGGTGCAGACTCTACAGGGTTAAGGTTGGCAATACTGCAGATTCTAATAGTAACCCATCCATCATTATAATTGCAGTATCCAAGGTTGGTTCCCATCATGCATCTGCAGCGAAGGCACTTGTTGATCTTGGAGCAGATCTATCTATAGTTGTTAGCAGAGAAGGTTCCATAGCAAAGGCAAGTCTAAGATCAACCCAGAGTTTCTATACTAGAACAAAACTCCATCTAGGCACTGATATACTTGCAAGGATTAGCAGTGCTGGAGGTGGGCACTCCACAGCAGCATCCATAGCATTGGAGATGGATGAGGATGGACTGATCAGAAGCATACTACAAGTTATCAAGGAGAGGCTTGGAAGGCTCGATGCACTATGTTAA
- a CDS encoding NOB1 family endonuclease, producing MIKKKVIVLDATAFYAGIPLSSFSHPSIQYYTTSLVLDEVRHIKQSIDAINLLVNTGKLIVADPKQEYMEEARAYAEKVGEYDLSDADISIIALALMLQPSYEVTIASDDYGIVNVAMVIGLSISYITSRGIRYSGKWVRYCKVCRITYNDASKVCRVCGNRLRSRLVSSWRKEEEQKKMEGGREGGRENK from the coding sequence ATGATAAAGAAGAAAGTTATAGTATTGGATGCAACTGCATTCTATGCTGGTATACCATTATCCTCATTCTCCCATCCATCAATTCAATATTACACTACATCTTTAGTCCTAGATGAGGTTAGGCATATAAAGCAGAGTATAGATGCTATTAACCTTCTAGTAAATACAGGTAAGCTCATAGTTGCTGATCCTAAGCAAGAGTATATGGAAGAGGCTAGAGCATATGCAGAGAAGGTAGGAGAGTACGATCTATCTGATGCAGATATCTCAATAATAGCATTGGCATTGATGCTCCAACCATCATATGAGGTTACAATAGCTAGTGATGATTATGGTATAGTGAATGTAGCAATGGTTATAGGATTAAGCATATCCTACATAACGAGTAGAGGCATAAGATATTCTGGTAAATGGGTTAGATACTGTAAGGTTTGTAGAATAACTTACAACGATGCAAGCAAGGTATGCAGAGTATGTGGAAACAGACTCAGGTCTAGACTGGTGAGTAGTTGGAGGAAGGAGGAGGAGCAAAAGAAAATGGAAGGAGGAAGGGAAGGAGGGAGGGAGAATAAATGA
- a CDS encoding ERCC4 domain-containing protein, with protein MESSKKARLRIVVDEREKRSMVPDALKELGANVEYAVLDVGDYLVYGNCCIERKSVDDLINSIYDARLFIQVDEMLKHYSRSVVIVEGSSEDIEGMDKPNVLYSALASLAVEYRVPVVYTPSYLHTALAIVALAKHCSSKEDAYREPLLKRIRKSKDGLLREQQLSIIASLPGIGSRLASRLLERFGSPINIFNASTADLARVEGIGYAKARKIRYALDTSISSKFTRHNLLDDYTDATDVRNG; from the coding sequence ATGGAGAGTAGTAAGAAGGCTAGGTTAAGGATAGTAGTTGATGAGAGGGAGAAGAGGAGCATGGTGCCAGATGCACTGAAGGAGTTGGGCGCTAATGTTGAGTATGCAGTATTGGATGTTGGAGATTATTTGGTTTATGGAAACTGCTGTATTGAACGTAAGAGTGTTGATGATCTAATCAACTCCATATACGATGCTAGGTTATTCATACAGGTGGATGAGATGCTCAAGCACTACTCAAGGTCAGTAGTTATAGTTGAGGGTTCATCAGAAGATATAGAAGGTATGGATAAGCCAAATGTGCTATATAGTGCTTTGGCATCGCTAGCAGTTGAGTATAGAGTGCCAGTTGTATACACCCCATCCTATCTACATACAGCACTTGCCATAGTTGCATTGGCAAAGCACTGCAGTAGCAAGGAGGATGCATATAGGGAGCCTTTGCTTAAGAGGATAAGGAAGAGCAAGGATGGATTGCTAAGGGAGCAGCAGTTAAGCATCATAGCATCTCTTCCAGGAATAGGGAGTAGGTTAGCATCAAGACTGCTTGAGAGGTTTGGATCTCCAATAAACATATTCAATGCCTCTACAGCAGATCTAGCAAGGGTTGAGGGCATAGGATATGCCAAGGCAAGAAAGATAAGATATGCTCTTGATACAAGCATTAGCAGTAAGTTTACTAGGCATAATTTGCTTGATGATTACACAGATGCTACAGATGTAAGGAATGGATGA